In Methanothermus fervidus DSM 2088, a single genomic region encodes these proteins:
- a CDS encoding transcriptional regulator, CopG family (COGs: COG0864 transcriptional regulator protein containing the CopG/Arc/MetJ DNA-binding domain and a metal-binding domain~InterPro IPR010985: IPR013321: IPR014864: IPR002145~KEGG: mth:MTH739 nickel responsive regulator~PFAM: NikR nickel binding; CopG domain protein DNA-binding domain protein~SPTR: O26834 Putative nickel-responsive regulator 2~PFAM: Ribbon-helix-helix protein, copG family; NikR C terminal nickel binding domain~TIGRFAM: nickel-responsive transcriptional regulator NikR) — MMRISMSLPKKLLEEFDEILRNRGYQSRSKGIRDAIKDYIVRYQWMHEMEGERIGVIAVIYNKEYKGIVEEISDVQHEYRKYINASMHVHLTDKHCLEVLVTKGDVAKIRELTEKLMRLKGVEHVRLTSTSTGKEIDEEV, encoded by the coding sequence ATGATGAGGATTAGTATGTCTCTACCTAAAAAATTGTTAGAAGAGTTTGATGAAATATTAAGAAATAGAGGATACCAATCTAGATCAAAAGGAATAAGAGATGCAATAAAAGATTATATAGTAAGATATCAGTGGATGCATGAGATGGAAGGAGAAAGAATTGGTGTTATTGCAGTAATTTACAACAAAGAATATAAAGGCATTGTTGAAGAAATCTCAGATGTACAACATGAATACAGAAAATACATAAATGCTAGCATGCATGTACATTTGACAGATAAACATTGCCTTGAAGTACTTGTTACAAAAGGAGATGTGGCAAAGATCAGGGAACTAACAGAGAAATTAATGCGATTAAAAGGCGTTGAACATGTACGCTTAACAAGTACTTCAACAGGAAAAGAAATAGATGAAGAAGTGTAA
- a CDS encoding FAD-dependent pyridine nucleotide-disulfide oxidoreductase (COGs: COG1249 Pyruvate/2-oxoglutarate dehydrogenase complex dihydrolipoamide dehydrogenase (E3)~InterPro IPR013027: IPR000815~KEGG: mth:MTH1648 dihydrolipoamide dehydrogenase~PFAM: FAD-dependent pyridine nucleotide-disulphide oxidoreductase~SPTR: O27685 Dihydrolipoamide dehydrogenase~PFAM: Pyridine nucleotide-disulphide oxidoreductase) — protein sequence MYVIIGGGPAGRFAAMELAALNKETLLIEKKYMGGTCLNEGCMVVCGLNDIARFIDNAKNLKNHGIIDFECEIKYKHLLKKLKKTIKTIRKINEKETKESGVEIIYGEAKVIEDKVQVDGEKISYDKLIVATGIKPHIPPIDGVENAITYRDVLEIDELPEVINIVGGGHTASEFAYIFSRFGCKVNVICRSKFLKNLDPEIKKYVVEKLLDDVKIYENTKTLKIGEEYIETSKGKIEGKTFLATGVTPNSKIVNVKKDSKEHIIVNEKMETSMKNVYAAGAVTNRAKNTPVARMEGIVAARNAAGIETRMRYDYIPNSISLKYDVAFIDENKNKKLVNAKMPGPAGPGSFWEVLNKNTGLSKVSVDLNTGEISRVYAVSPIGRDYVAYLSHLLRLGSKVQDFDNFIEVHPSTDSVYKLLRFLAKRI from the coding sequence TTGTATGTAATAATTGGAGGAGGACCAGCAGGAAGATTTGCAGCAATGGAGTTAGCAGCGCTTAACAAGGAAACCTTATTGATTGAAAAAAAATATATGGGTGGTACATGCCTAAATGAGGGATGTATGGTTGTATGTGGCTTAAATGACATTGCACGTTTCATAGATAACGCCAAAAATTTAAAAAATCATGGAATAATTGATTTTGAGTGTGAAATAAAATACAAACATCTATTGAAGAAATTAAAAAAGACAATTAAGACAATTAGGAAGATAAATGAGAAGGAAACTAAAGAATCTGGTGTAGAAATTATATATGGCGAAGCAAAAGTTATTGAAGACAAAGTACAAGTAGATGGAGAAAAAATAAGTTATGATAAATTGATAGTTGCAACTGGAATAAAACCACATATACCTCCAATAGATGGCGTTGAAAATGCAATAACTTACAGAGATGTCCTTGAAATTGATGAACTCCCAGAAGTTATAAATATTGTGGGTGGAGGACATACTGCATCAGAATTTGCTTATATTTTTTCTAGGTTTGGATGCAAAGTTAACGTGATTTGCAGGAGTAAATTTTTAAAAAATTTAGACCCTGAAATTAAAAAATATGTGGTTGAAAAGCTTTTAGATGACGTAAAAATTTATGAAAATACAAAAACCTTAAAAATAGGTGAGGAATATATTGAAACTAGCAAAGGAAAAATAGAAGGTAAAACATTTTTGGCTACAGGCGTAACACCTAACTCAAAAATTGTCAATGTCAAAAAAGATTCTAAAGAACATATAATAGTCAATGAAAAAATGGAAACAAGCATGAAAAATGTTTATGCAGCTGGAGCTGTAACTAATAGAGCTAAAAATACGCCTGTTGCAAGGATGGAAGGTATAGTAGCTGCAAGAAATGCAGCTGGAATTGAAACAAGGATGAGATATGATTATATACCCAACTCAATATCTCTCAAATATGATGTAGCATTTATAGATGAAAATAAAAATAAAAAACTTGTAAATGCTAAAATGCCTGGACCAGCTGGTCCAGGATCCTTCTGGGAAGTTTTAAACAAAAATACAGGGTTAAGTAAAGTTTCTGTAGATTTAAATACTGGAGAAATATCTCGAGTATATGCAGTATCACCTATTGGTAGAGATTATGTAGCATACCTTTCCCATTTATTGAGGCTTGGAAGTAAAGTTCAGGATTTTGACAATTTTATAGAAGTTCATCCCTCTACAGATTCTGTTTATAAGTTATTAAGGTTTTTAGCTAAGAGAATATAA
- a CDS encoding hydrogenase assembly chaperone hypC/hupF (COGs: COG0298 Hydrogenase maturation factor~InterPro IPR001109: IPR018247~KEGG: mth:MTH1649 hydrogenase expression/formation protein HypC~PFAM: hydrogenase expression/formation protein (HUPF/HYPC)~SPTR: O27686 Hydrogenase expression/formation protein HypC~TIGRFAM: hydrogenase assembly chaperone hypC/hupF~PFAM: HupF/HypC family~TIGRFAM: hydrogenase assembly chaperone HypC/HupF) produces the protein MCIAAPAKIVDINKNKKMATVDFGGVKQKIRIDLVEDEVDIGTYVLVHSGYAIEVMSEKAAKESLEVWEEMMHQLNSKE, from the coding sequence ATGTGTATTGCGGCCCCTGCTAAAATTGTTGATATCAATAAAAATAAAAAGATGGCAACTGTTGATTTTGGCGGTGTAAAACAAAAAATAAGGATAGATCTAGTTGAAGATGAAGTAGATATTGGAACTTATGTTCTAGTACATTCAGGATATGCCATTGAAGTTATGTCTGAAAAAGCTGCCAAAGAGTCACTTGAAGTATGGGAAGAAATGATGCATCAACTTAATTCTAAAGAATAA
- a CDS encoding Transcription factor TFIIE, alpha subunit (COGs: COG1675 Transcription initiation factor IIE alpha subunit~InterPro IPR016481: IPR017919: IPR011991: IPR002853: IPR 005241~KEGG: mth:MTH1669 transcription initiation factor E subunit alpha~PFAM: Transcription factor TFIIE, alpha subunit~SMART: Transcription factor TFIIE, alpha subunit~SPTR: O27705 Transcription factor E~PFAM: TFIIE alpha subunit~TIGRFAM: conserved hypothetical protein TIGR00373), whose translation MLEKHGIIDELLEDLSEEEKKNSLLIIKCLENGLTTDEEIAENIDIKLNKVRKILYMLYDRGIVSYRRSKDPKTQWYRYSWKFEPEKLERIIKRKHEKIVRSLEKTLEFEKNNIFFECENGDFRCTFEEAMEYNFHCPKCNSKLEYIDNSEIINEIERKINFYRNNGSNNVEE comes from the coding sequence ATGTTAGAAAAACATGGCATTATTGATGAATTACTAGAGGATCTAAGTGAAGAAGAAAAGAAAAATAGCTTATTAATAATAAAATGTTTGGAAAATGGCTTAACAACAGACGAGGAAATTGCAGAGAACATTGACATCAAGTTAAACAAAGTGCGAAAAATTCTTTACATGCTTTATGATAGAGGAATAGTTAGTTACAGACGTAGTAAGGATCCAAAAACACAATGGTACAGATATAGTTGGAAATTTGAGCCAGAGAAATTAGAAAGAATTATAAAAAGAAAGCATGAGAAAATTGTAAGAAGCCTTGAAAAAACATTAGAATTTGAGAAAAATAACATATTTTTTGAATGTGAGAATGGAGATTTCAGATGTACTTTTGAAGAAGCAATGGAATATAATTTCCACTGTCCAAAATGTAATTCAAAGTTAGAATATATTGACAACTCTGAAATCATCAATGAAATCGAAAGAAAAATAAATTTTTACAGGAACAACGGGTCAAATAATGTCGAAGAATAA
- a CDS encoding metal dependent phosphohydrolase (COGs: COG1418 HD superfamily hydrolase~InterPro IPR006674: IPR003607: IPR004454: IPR006675~KEGG: mka:MK0494 HD superfamily hydrolase~PFAM: metal-dependent phosphohydrolase HD sub domain~SMART: metal-dependent phosphohydrolase HD region~SPTR: Q8TY12 Predicted HD superfamily hydrolase~TIGRFAM: metal dependent phophohydrolase~PFAM: HD domain~TIGRFAM: uncharacterized domain HDIG; conserved hypothetical protein TIGR00295) encodes MSKNKSKIFKLYKEVNLPENVIEHCKVVAERALELSTRFNNVDRELVLSGALLHDIGRSKTHGIDHGIVGAKILRKKGYPEEIIRIVERHIGAGIPKNEAIKLGLPPKDYIPETLEEKIVAHADNLVNGNKKVDIHYVLKKWESKFGRDHPAIKRLKKLHKELTGEDV; translated from the coding sequence ATGTCGAAGAATAAATCTAAGATTTTTAAATTATACAAAGAAGTAAATTTACCAGAAAATGTAATTGAGCATTGTAAAGTCGTAGCTGAAAGGGCTCTTGAACTTTCAACAAGATTTAATAATGTAGATAGAGAGTTAGTATTGAGTGGTGCCCTATTACATGATATAGGTAGATCAAAAACACATGGAATTGACCATGGGATAGTAGGTGCTAAAATATTGCGAAAAAAAGGTTATCCTGAAGAGATTATTAGAATTGTTGAAAGACATATAGGTGCGGGTATACCTAAAAATGAAGCTATAAAACTTGGATTACCTCCTAAAGATTACATTCCAGAAACTCTTGAAGAAAAAATAGTTGCTCATGCAGATAATTTGGTTAATGGCAACAAAAAGGTAGATATTCATTATGTTTTAAAAAAATGGGAATCTAAATTTGGGAGAGATCATCCCGCAATAAAAAGATTAAAAAAATTACATAAAGAATTAACTGGTGAGGATGTTTAA
- a CDS encoding tRNA-archaeosine synthase (COGs: COG1549 Queuine tRNA-ribosyltransferase contain PUA domain~InterPro IPR002478: IPR015947: IPR004521~KEGG: mth:MTH1665 hypothetical protein~PFAM: PUA domain containing protein~SMART: PUA domain containing protein~SPTR: O27701 Conserved protein~PFAM: PUA domain~TIGRFAM: uncharacterized domain 2), translating to MILCSIEESLYRPEAIRWRKRMELLKPIDEPIVILPCSATKPYSRSLSHQIFRRVTKGYQELILTSPFGICPREMEETYPIRAYDVSTTGEWYFEEKKVVGELLKKYVGDKKVIAHVVGGYKEVCEEYLDECIFTCEDKSPISKESMNNLRTELSKYEKIPRKKLLLHKLKSIAIYQFGKGAEILIPENCRVRGRRNKIILDENRNHICTLSKNFGLYNLTLEGGKRLLELGTKQVEIDFKPKTNKIFAPGVIEADESIVPRDEVIVTYKGDIVGVGKAVLSGNEMVKADYGVAVKIRRLKK from the coding sequence TTGATTTTATGTAGTATAGAAGAATCACTTTATAGGCCTGAGGCTATAAGATGGAGAAAAAGAATGGAATTATTAAAACCAATTGATGAACCAATAGTTATATTGCCATGTAGTGCTACAAAACCATATTCGAGATCATTAAGTCATCAAATTTTTAGAAGAGTAACTAAAGGTTATCAAGAGCTTATATTAACATCTCCTTTTGGAATTTGTCCAAGAGAAATGGAAGAAACATATCCTATACGTGCTTATGATGTTTCAACCACAGGGGAATGGTATTTCGAGGAGAAAAAGGTTGTTGGAGAATTATTAAAAAAATATGTGGGAGACAAAAAAGTAATTGCACATGTTGTAGGCGGATATAAAGAAGTATGTGAAGAGTATTTAGATGAATGTATATTCACCTGTGAAGATAAGTCACCTATATCTAAAGAATCGATGAATAATTTGAGAACAGAATTGTCTAAATATGAGAAAATTCCACGTAAAAAATTATTGTTACATAAACTCAAATCTATAGCTATATATCAATTTGGAAAAGGAGCTGAGATTTTAATACCAGAAAATTGTAGAGTTAGAGGTAGGAGAAATAAAATCATACTAGATGAAAATAGAAACCATATTTGTACTTTGTCTAAGAATTTTGGATTATATAATCTTACATTAGAAGGTGGAAAAAGATTGCTAGAATTGGGAACAAAACAGGTAGAAATTGATTTCAAACCCAAAACAAATAAAATATTTGCTCCAGGCGTTATAGAAGCAGATGAGTCAATAGTACCAAGAGATGAAGTGATTGTAACTTACAAAGGAGATATTGTAGGTGTGGGAAAAGCCGTCTTAAGTGGAAATGAAATGGTAAAAGCTGATTATGGAGTGGCTGTGAAAATTAGACGGTTAAAAAAATAA
- a CDS encoding protein of unknown function DUF129 (COGs: COG4071 conserved hypothetical protein~InterPro IPR012030: IPR002847~KEGG: mth:MTH1670 hypothetical protein~PFAM: protein of unknown function DUF129~SPTR: O27706 Conserved protein~PFAM: F420-0:Gamma-glutamyl ligase), giving the protein MKYEAIPVKTRYIKPNEGFEVIIRRAGPLLKNNDFLVISETPIAIAQGRIYDILKYKPSLSAIFLAEIWSKFLWGYFLGPIFRIKSRTIKNLRKLPPEARNLKEFILRHYGWLHALKPSSEAGVDLSNVPDTYVAPLPKNPKNIAKYISKEILERWNKKVTVVIVDTDATYKVFGKLITSLPIAVRGIKSNLGFLAYLLGRFGKKIGPTPIASSKELPVTKLIKISKIAEKIQEKFNTFETVYDMEEFFGRENVDIKMLNTIKHVPAIIIRKVNERC; this is encoded by the coding sequence ATGAAATATGAAGCAATACCTGTGAAAACTAGATACATTAAGCCAAACGAAGGTTTTGAGGTAATAATCAGGCGTGCTGGACCATTGCTTAAGAACAACGATTTTTTAGTAATTTCTGAGACTCCGATTGCAATTGCTCAAGGAAGAATTTATGATATTTTGAAGTATAAACCTTCCTTAAGTGCAATATTTCTTGCCGAAATTTGGTCAAAATTTTTGTGGGGGTATTTTCTTGGTCCGATATTTAGGATAAAATCTAGAACCATAAAAAATTTGAGGAAACTACCACCAGAAGCTAGAAACCTTAAAGAATTTATTTTAAGACATTATGGGTGGTTACATGCATTAAAACCAAGTTCTGAAGCAGGAGTTGATCTAAGCAATGTTCCAGACACTTATGTAGCACCTTTACCAAAAAATCCAAAGAATATTGCAAAATATATTTCTAAAGAAATTTTAGAGAGATGGAATAAAAAAGTCACTGTTGTAATCGTTGACACTGATGCAACATACAAAGTTTTTGGAAAATTAATAACATCGTTACCTATAGCTGTTAGAGGCATAAAATCCAATTTAGGGTTTTTAGCTTATTTACTTGGAAGGTTTGGGAAAAAGATAGGACCTACACCAATAGCTTCCTCTAAAGAATTACCTGTAACTAAACTAATTAAAATTTCAAAAATAGCTGAAAAAATCCAAGAGAAATTCAACACATTTGAAACTGTTTATGACATGGAAGAATTTTTTGGAAGAGAAAATGTGGATATAAAGATGCTTAACACGATAAAACATGTACCAGCAATTATTATTAGGAAAGTAAATGAAAGGTGTTGA
- a CDS encoding Fe-S cluster domain protein (COGs: COG2000 Fe-S protein~InterPro IPR007202~KEGG: mth:MTH1671 hypothetical protein~PFAM: Fe-S cluster domain protein~SPTR: O27707 Conserved protein~PFAM: Putative Fe-S cluster), whose product MGTRKLEEIVNLLPGYNCGICGFQRCEDFAKAVIKQGLDIQRCRFLDTDKLHELKKLVEEKPEIEKEIVGLIDNYTADFVLEPLKNEKSCREILYPFSDVKLKEGDIIRYRPLGCPITHFAEILKEENGLITVHIVGPKHRLGDKNFKFKDIGLCLVLGFIGRVNGKIPKVGKTVRFIPKHCMMQKVHSGVVVEMEGRKAKIESIDLKVWRPL is encoded by the coding sequence ATGGGAACAAGAAAATTAGAAGAAATTGTAAATCTTCTTCCAGGATACAATTGTGGGATATGTGGATTTCAGAGATGTGAAGATTTTGCAAAAGCAGTGATCAAACAGGGGTTAGACATTCAAAGATGTCGTTTTTTGGATACAGACAAATTACATGAACTAAAAAAATTAGTTGAGGAAAAACCAGAAATAGAAAAAGAAATAGTTGGGTTAATAGATAATTATACGGCTGATTTTGTTTTAGAACCTTTGAAAAACGAAAAATCTTGTAGAGAAATTTTATATCCATTTTCTGATGTAAAATTAAAAGAAGGAGATATTATAAGGTATAGACCTCTTGGATGTCCAATTACACATTTTGCTGAGATATTAAAAGAAGAAAATGGCTTAATCACTGTACATATAGTTGGACCTAAACATCGTTTAGGAGATAAAAATTTTAAATTTAAAGATATTGGTTTGTGTTTAGTGCTTGGGTTTATAGGAAGAGTTAATGGAAAAATACCAAAAGTTGGCAAAACCGTTAGATTTATACCAAAGCATTGTATGATGCAAAAAGTACATAGTGGAGTAGTTGTAGAAATGGAAGGTAGAAAAGCAAAAATAGAAAGCATTGATCTAAAGGTTTGGAGACCCTTATGA
- a CDS encoding cobalamin synthesis protein P47K (COGs: COG0378 Ni2+-binding GTPase involved in regulation of expression and maturation of urease and hydrogenase~InterPro IPR012202: IPR003495~KEGG: mth:MTH1672 hypothetical protein~PFAM: cobalamin synthesis protein P47K~SPTR: O27708 Conserved protein~PFAM: CobW/HypB/UreG, nucleotide-binding domain) — protein sequence MKLVIVAGTPGAGKTAILTHTLKILKDNGYNPAVVKVDCLHSEDDKVFKKLDIPTKLGLAMDMCPDHFTIFNIEEMIHWARENESDLLIVETAGLCHRCAPYTQNCLGVCVIDATQGPNTPLKVGPFLSTADIVVITKGDLISQAEREIFRERIIEVNPESKIIEANGLSGQGCAKLAFEITKTKDLSLKNEKLRYSAPLAICTLCVGERRIGKKYHRGVLRNIDGFQRYEGE from the coding sequence ATGAAATTAGTAATAGTTGCTGGAACTCCTGGGGCTGGGAAAACAGCAATATTAACACATACTCTAAAAATTCTCAAAGACAATGGATATAATCCTGCTGTAGTAAAGGTAGATTGTCTCCATAGCGAAGATGATAAAGTTTTTAAGAAGTTAGATATTCCAACAAAACTAGGACTTGCTATGGACATGTGTCCAGATCACTTTACAATTTTTAATATTGAAGAAATGATTCATTGGGCAAGAGAAAATGAATCTGATTTATTAATAGTTGAGACTGCTGGTTTATGTCATCGATGTGCTCCATATACTCAAAATTGTTTGGGAGTTTGTGTAATAGATGCTACTCAAGGTCCAAATACACCACTAAAAGTAGGTCCTTTTTTATCAACTGCAGACATTGTTGTGATAACTAAAGGAGATTTAATTTCACAGGCAGAAAGAGAGATTTTTAGAGAGAGGATAATTGAGGTTAATCCAGAATCAAAAATAATTGAAGCTAATGGGTTGAGTGGACAGGGATGTGCAAAATTAGCATTTGAAATTACAAAAACAAAGGATTTATCGTTAAAAAATGAAAAATTAAGATACTCAGCTCCATTAGCTATTTGCACACTTTGCGTTGGTGAAAGAAGAATTGGAAAAAAATATCATCGTGGAGTATTACGTAATATCGATGGTTTCCAAAGATATGAGGGAGAATAA
- a CDS encoding ABC transporter related protein (COGs: COG1136 ABC-type antimicrobial peptide transport system ATPase component~InterPro IPR003439: IPR003593: IPR017871~KEGG: mth:MTH1673 sn-glycerol-3-phosphate transport ATP-binding protein~PFAM: ABC transporter related~SMART: AAA ATPase~SPTR: O27709 SN-glycerol-3-phosphate transport ATP-binding protein~PFAM: ABC transporter) translates to MINSLTIIGGYDKFGEKEPVRKVKVKKGEIVGVVGPTGSGKSSLIYDIEQLAQGDTFSKRKILVNDKKPSYEYRVNPKKKLVAHLSQHMNFLADMSVEEFLKLHAKCRNVDEKRVDEVIDLANKLTGEPIKKTDKLTILSGGQSRALMVADIALISKSPIVVIDEIENAGIKKHEALNVLTKHGKIIFIVTHDPTLVLNTDKRIVMKNGGMQKIIKTTKEEKNISQKLNEIDELLLDLREKVRLGKKIENVPM, encoded by the coding sequence ATGATAAATTCATTGACAATAATTGGTGGATATGATAAATTTGGTGAAAAAGAACCTGTTAGGAAAGTTAAAGTAAAAAAAGGAGAAATTGTAGGTGTGGTAGGTCCAACAGGTAGTGGAAAAAGCTCATTAATTTATGATATTGAACAATTGGCACAAGGAGATACATTCTCAAAAAGAAAAATTTTAGTGAATGATAAAAAGCCTAGTTATGAGTATCGTGTAAATCCAAAGAAAAAATTAGTTGCACATCTATCACAGCACATGAATTTTTTGGCTGACATGAGTGTGGAGGAATTTTTGAAATTACATGCTAAATGTAGAAATGTAGATGAAAAACGTGTAGATGAAGTTATAGACCTTGCAAATAAACTTACTGGAGAACCAATTAAAAAAACAGATAAATTAACAATTTTGAGTGGAGGTCAATCTAGAGCCCTGATGGTAGCTGATATTGCATTGATAAGTAAATCTCCAATCGTTGTAATAGATGAAATTGAAAATGCAGGTATTAAAAAACATGAAGCTTTAAATGTGTTAACTAAGCATGGAAAAATAATATTTATAGTAACACATGATCCCACATTGGTTTTAAACACAGATAAAAGAATTGTAATGAAAAACGGTGGGATGCAGAAAATTATCAAAACAACTAAAGAAGAAAAAAATATCTCTCAAAAATTGAATGAAATAGATGAATTACTCCTGGACTTAAGAGAAAAAGTGCGTCTAGGTAAAAAAATAGAAAATGTTCCAATGTGA
- a CDS encoding Phosphosulfolactate synthase (COGs: COG1809 conserved hypothetical protein~InterPro IPR003830: IPR013785~KEGG: mth:MTH1674 hypothetical protein~PFAM: (2R)-phospho-3-sulfolactate synthase ComA~PRIAM: Phosphosulfolactate synthase~SPTR: O27710 Phosphosulfolactate synthase~PFAM: (2R)-phospho-3-sulfolactate synthase (ComA)~TIGRFAM: phosphosulfolactate synthase), which yields MKAFEFLRPKRQEKPRNFGITVMLDKGIGAETVKDLMEIGSEYVDFVKFGWCTTTLCDRDLIKEKIEIYNSYDVKVMPGGTLFEVAYLKNKLDKYFEEAKDLGFEFIEISDGSINLSLDERSEIIENAIDEGFKVISEIGKKNPEIDKKLTPEKRVKIAKHDLNSGVEMVTIEARESGRNVGVYDQNGNVKKSEVEYLISKLPVKKVIWEAPQKDQQTYFIIRLGPNVNLGNIPPEDIIAVETIRRGLRGDTIGKVKLE from the coding sequence ATGAAAGCATTTGAATTTTTGAGACCAAAAAGACAAGAAAAGCCTAGAAATTTTGGTATAACTGTAATGCTGGATAAAGGCATTGGAGCTGAGACAGTTAAAGATCTCATGGAAATTGGAAGTGAATATGTAGATTTTGTAAAGTTTGGATGGTGTACTACAACTTTATGTGATCGTGATTTGATTAAAGAAAAAATAGAGATCTACAATTCATATGATGTAAAAGTCATGCCTGGTGGAACATTGTTTGAGGTTGCATATTTAAAAAATAAATTAGATAAGTATTTTGAGGAAGCAAAAGATTTAGGATTTGAATTTATTGAAATATCTGATGGAAGTATAAATTTATCTTTAGATGAAAGATCTGAAATTATAGAAAATGCTATAGATGAAGGATTTAAAGTAATTTCTGAAATTGGTAAAAAAAATCCAGAAATTGATAAAAAACTCACACCTGAAAAAAGAGTGAAAATTGCAAAACATGATCTAAATTCTGGAGTAGAAATGGTCACAATTGAAGCTAGAGAAAGTGGAAGAAATGTAGGTGTTTATGATCAAAATGGAAATGTGAAAAAGAGCGAAGTAGAATATTTAATTTCAAAATTACCTGTTAAAAAAGTGATATGGGAAGCTCCACAAAAAGATCAACAAACATATTTCATTATAAGGCTTGGTCCAAATGTAAATCTGGGTAATATTCCACCAGAAGACATAATTGCAGTTGAAACTATAAGGAGAGGTCTTAGAGGAGATACAATAGGGAAGGTGAAGCTAGAATGA